A window from Neodiprion fabricii isolate iyNeoFabr1 chromosome 2, iyNeoFabr1.1, whole genome shotgun sequence encodes these proteins:
- the LOC124176616 gene encoding protein OPI10 homolog, which translates to MFGLIVSGRLVQTDFQQVGETQYVITIPDADNVNHVVIFLTGTVPFPDGLGGAVYFSWPDPNAPPNWQNLGFISNAKPSAIFKISNLKKNHEFENINQTMFGVEKISHDAQIGISIEPLSIIEQQSAAVAEETSNAMTTFSQKMLAHFFNYVSSFSVTQQQMLPNPSENFVPLSIMQNWYTTFLRRLEQNPNFWKA; encoded by the exons ATGTTCGGACTAATTGTATCCGGAAGATTG GTACAAACAGACTTCCAACAAGTGGGCGAAACACAATATGTTATTACTATTCCCGACGCGGACAATGTCAATCATGTTGTCATATTTCTTACTGGCACAGTGCCATTTCCTGATGGTTTAGGCGGAGCTG TATACTTCAGCTGGCCAGATCCAAATGCTCCGCCAAATTGGCAGAATCTTGGATTTATCTCAAATGCAAAACCATCGGCaatcttcaaaatttcaaacctcAAGAAAAAccacgaatttgaaaatatcaatcaaACGATGTttggagttgaaaaaatttcgcatgACGCTCAAATTGGTATATCTATTGAGCCCCTCAGTATAATAGAACAACAGAGTGCCGCTGTTGCGGAAGAAACAAGTAATGCAATGACTACATTCAGCCAGAAAATGCTAGCACACTTTTTCAACTATGTTTCAAGTTTCTCTGTGACACAGCAGCAAATGTTACCGAACCcttctgaaaattttgtaccTCTTTCTATTATGCAAAATTGGTACACTACGTTCCTACGAAGATTGGAGCAAAATCCAAATTTCTGGAAAGCTTGA